One genomic window of Armatimonadota bacterium includes the following:
- a CDS encoding RNA polymerase sigma factor: MTSSSDLTFEALVERYRQPLAAAAYHLCGNRDAAQDIVQETLVDAYRGISGLREPGRAGAWLYAILRRKAAAHRMGRRFEKEIPEDIATLGPNDGENLVRGIVMERLEALSTEDREVLAGKYLLGLSYRELAESLGITENAVGVRCFRAMERLREALRGVGLEVPGKRGR; encoded by the coding sequence ATGACTTCTTCCTCTGACCTGACATTCGAAGCCCTTGTGGAGCGCTACCGCCAACCTCTGGCGGCGGCGGCCTATCACCTGTGCGGCAACCGGGATGCGGCTCAGGACATCGTGCAGGAGACGCTTGTCGATGCATACCGGGGAATCAGTGGCCTGCGTGAGCCCGGTCGGGCCGGGGCATGGCTTTACGCCATCCTTCGACGCAAGGCAGCGGCGCACCGAATGGGCAGGCGCTTCGAGAAGGAGATTCCAGAGGACATCGCGACTCTCGGACCGAACGATGGCGAGAACCTCGTCCGGGGCATCGTGATGGAACGGCTGGAGGCGCTCTCCACGGAAGATCGCGAGGTCCTCGCCGGGAAGTATCTGTTGGGCCTGAGTTACCGGGAACTGGCGGAGAGCCTCGGCATAACGGAGAACGCGGTCGGCGTGCGCTGCTTCCGGGCGATGGAACGGCTGCGAGAGGCCCTGCGTGGGGTTGGCCTCGAAGTCCCGGGGAAGCGCGGGAGGTGA
- a CDS encoding carbohydrate-binding family 9-like protein encodes MKFCVYALTAVALSASTVRAQDLAPLPSATANYLSGPLKIDGRLDEMAWKDAPVIALDKTYDGKPVPGGATVRLLWDKDYLYLGAQVPDETVVAGKLSRDGFLWEKDDVLELFVWPREDQPYYYEIVVNPRGTLYDAFFVAKPTHDGPELTLADWNPDIRVQTRLVPVLYRPDKVGSPNKDGYWSVELALPISSLASRGSQPPAAGETWRVQLNRYNRPDPGPGQLDATAWSPYYKLGEPHLLDRFGRITLTGGPAPVIPRVVPETAVVEAPTAPVATPPVVTPPAPTPAPVVTPPTPTPAPVVTPPTPVPTPATPATPATPATPANPATKLNFDFKEMPIRDALDSLFRGRDLKYTITPEAVQATPSVTLQIQDKTFDQAVLDLVNAAKLQYRIDANTGVYAIDVPAAPAVPAPDAPPAPAAPAPNTPPKG; translated from the coding sequence ATGAAATTCTGTGTTTACGCCCTGACCGCGGTCGCGTTGTCGGCGTCCACCGTTCGGGCCCAGGACCTGGCGCCTCTTCCCAGCGCCACGGCGAATTACCTTTCCGGCCCGCTCAAGATTGACGGCCGGTTGGACGAAATGGCGTGGAAGGATGCGCCAGTGATCGCGCTGGACAAGACCTACGATGGCAAGCCGGTGCCGGGCGGCGCCACCGTCCGCCTGTTGTGGGACAAGGATTACCTCTACTTGGGCGCGCAGGTGCCGGACGAAACCGTGGTGGCCGGGAAATTGTCGCGAGACGGCTTCCTGTGGGAAAAAGACGACGTCCTGGAACTGTTCGTATGGCCCCGCGAGGACCAGCCGTATTACTACGAGATTGTTGTCAATCCGCGTGGAACGCTCTACGACGCGTTCTTCGTCGCCAAGCCGACGCACGATGGGCCTGAGCTGACGCTGGCGGATTGGAACCCCGACATCCGCGTTCAGACGCGCCTTGTGCCGGTGCTTTACCGCCCGGACAAGGTCGGGTCGCCGAACAAGGACGGCTACTGGTCCGTGGAACTGGCGCTCCCGATTTCGTCGCTCGCGTCCCGCGGCAGCCAGCCCCCGGCGGCCGGTGAGACGTGGCGCGTGCAACTCAACCGGTATAATCGTCCCGATCCGGGCCCGGGCCAGTTGGACGCCACCGCGTGGTCGCCCTACTACAAGCTGGGCGAGCCGCATCTGCTCGACCGGTTCGGCAGGATCACGCTTACCGGCGGTCCGGCGCCTGTGATACCGCGCGTCGTCCCGGAGACCGCCGTCGTGGAGGCGCCTACCGCCCCCGTGGCAACCCCGCCGGTTGTGACGCCGCCCGCGCCCACTCCCGCTCCGGTTGTGACGCCTCCCACGCCCACTCCCGCGCCGGTTGTGACGCCTCCCACGCCCGTGCCGACCCCGGCGACCCCGGCGACCCCGGCAACTCCGGCGACTCCGGCAAACCCTGCCACGAAGCTGAACTTCGATTTCAAGGAGATGCCGATCCGGGATGCGCTCGACTCGCTTTTCAGGGGAAGGGACTTGAAATACACCATTACCCCGGAAGCCGTCCAGGCGACGCCGTCGGTCACGCTGCAGATCCAGGACAAGACGTTTGATCAGGCAGTGCTTGACCTCGTCAACGCCGCCAAGCTCCAGTACCGAATCGACGCCAACACGGGCGTGTATGCCATCGATGTTCCGGCGGCCCCGGCCGTACCCGCGCCCGATGCGCCGCCGGCGCCCGCCGCTCCGGCTCCCAACACACCGCCGAAGGGTTGA
- a CDS encoding FecR family protein, with protein MACNQETLILLSRYANDETTAEEAARATAHVGSCTACRDLLEDWRSQRQLLIWASTLELPELSAITLREIAQREEPMSVPLRASRRFAWPHMRINRAFSFATVATAVTLGLMYTYASRNALFTPRLPDGTTLGSAAPVVRVHNGIVLELAPNTRVTRLGDDRIRLDAGWLRATVRHGSGLRIQTKRLDVRDVGTVFQMNAGAPSDSVTVEEGEVSVSRGGKTYQVRHEQILSVSDKGQPDWGALPAYKPEEGEPGQPLVNSHDAFVPTDEQSLDWREGLQRLATVLPDARSSGTSGASSTWPGVDSVFRLSQSFAQGARRGMRAHFAEIARAQSGDTGNIGTWEFPVAYVMVDNVADPRGLAPDTYQIGMFANGSRLFWRFRGSRGTVLDTPLSFERQPISRTGGICSGNGSSSAGNWEFNMVREQGQATSTAYLRFMDWPGAMKPTLRLELKPLDGYHREARTMQADLIRRTAGVTGLALERGNADLLYLDPGRSHRLMIAWNANAGSQANAVMERAGKGRGDSALMGVLFTDSPLILPHLPAGTYLLKWIAPSSGGASRWEIGTLNGRAAMALPSNADHWKGLDAHRITATSDQPLSGSGVSRPLAVEIGTGAASGGAYPFRFTLRNNSTDIRALGSGWVQVKQP; from the coding sequence ATGGCCTGCAACCAGGAAACATTGATTCTGCTGTCGCGCTATGCGAACGACGAAACGACTGCCGAGGAGGCTGCCCGCGCGACCGCTCATGTCGGGTCCTGCACCGCCTGCCGCGATCTGTTGGAAGACTGGCGGAGCCAGCGCCAGTTGCTCATCTGGGCATCCACGCTGGAGCTTCCGGAGTTGTCCGCGATCACATTGCGCGAAATCGCCCAAAGGGAGGAACCCATGTCTGTACCGCTGCGAGCATCACGACGCTTCGCCTGGCCGCATATGCGCATCAACCGGGCGTTCTCATTCGCCACGGTGGCCACGGCCGTCACGCTGGGTCTTATGTACACGTACGCATCTCGTAATGCCCTCTTCACGCCCAGGCTACCGGACGGCACAACTCTGGGCAGCGCTGCCCCCGTGGTCCGCGTCCACAACGGAATCGTGCTGGAACTGGCGCCCAATACCAGGGTCACGCGTCTTGGCGACGATCGGATTCGATTGGACGCCGGCTGGCTGCGGGCCACGGTGCGCCACGGGAGCGGACTTCGAATTCAGACCAAGCGCCTCGATGTGCGAGATGTAGGTACCGTCTTCCAGATGAACGCCGGCGCGCCTAGCGACAGCGTTACAGTGGAAGAAGGCGAGGTCTCCGTATCAAGGGGCGGAAAGACATACCAGGTCCGTCACGAGCAGATCCTGTCAGTGTCTGACAAAGGGCAACCCGATTGGGGCGCGCTCCCTGCTTACAAGCCGGAGGAAGGCGAACCCGGCCAGCCTCTTGTGAACTCACATGATGCGTTCGTTCCCACGGACGAGCAATCCCTGGATTGGCGTGAAGGCCTTCAGCGCCTCGCCACCGTGCTTCCAGATGCGAGAAGTAGCGGGACGAGCGGTGCAAGCTCGACCTGGCCAGGGGTGGATTCCGTGTTCCGGCTCTCCCAATCATTCGCCCAGGGCGCTCGCAGGGGAATGCGCGCCCATTTTGCAGAGATCGCACGAGCCCAGAGTGGCGATACCGGCAACATCGGTACGTGGGAGTTCCCCGTCGCCTACGTGATGGTAGACAACGTGGCCGACCCTCGGGGACTCGCACCGGACACCTATCAGATTGGGATGTTCGCCAATGGATCACGCCTGTTCTGGCGGTTCAGGGGGAGCCGGGGGACTGTACTAGACACTCCACTCAGCTTCGAACGACAACCGATATCCCGGACAGGCGGCATATGTAGCGGCAACGGCAGTTCCTCCGCAGGCAACTGGGAGTTCAACATGGTTCGCGAACAGGGACAGGCTACGTCGACCGCTTACCTTCGCTTCATGGATTGGCCTGGCGCTATGAAGCCGACCCTGCGACTGGAACTGAAACCCCTGGATGGGTACCACCGAGAAGCGCGCACGATGCAAGCGGACCTGATTCGCCGGACCGCCGGAGTAACCGGCCTCGCGCTGGAGCGAGGGAACGCCGACTTGCTGTATCTCGATCCAGGGCGTTCGCATAGACTGATGATCGCCTGGAACGCGAATGCCGGAAGCCAAGCGAACGCTGTGATGGAACGCGCGGGGAAGGGGCGTGGCGACTCCGCTTTGATGGGAGTCCTATTCACCGATAGCCCTCTGATTCTGCCCCATCTACCCGCCGGCACTTATCTCCTGAAGTGGATCGCACCCTCCTCGGGTGGAGCGTCGCGCTGGGAGATAGGAACGCTGAACGGAAGAGCCGCGATGGCGCTGCCATCGAACGCCGATCACTGGAAGGGACTAGACGCACATCGGATCACGGCTACCAGCGACCAACCATTGTCCGGGTCCGGTGTCTCCCGCCCGCTGGCCGTTGAGATTGGAACGGGGGCAGCGAGCGGCGGGGCGTATCCGTTTCGTTTCACGCTCCGGAATAACTCGACGGATATACGCGCCCTCGGCAGCGGCTGGGTCCAAGTGAAGCAACCGTAA
- a CDS encoding ATP-binding protein: MPKEQPPERVSPSHPLDAIAPRFARESLANLLSQHREALTAEWRREQDKFLYSAGAPAGADIVDFGFDACLELLASGCLARSGNFLTRFRAPGETPAHTAARLHHVFSTMCHSLTPVVVDAWGDDPERLRQAIALLLGAMDIGVAEVCSALELAVSKRDRDASEYHLHCLEELARHVTRDSLRLVAAGSVPPSQGQRIAICHASDAAFIRRAVVTTAREIEMAQPRVEDLSLAVGEAVSNVIRHAGVGTAHVWRTDNTVFVRVDDNGRGIAVENLPNVVSPGWSSEYSLGMGFTLMLEMSDTLWLASGPEGTSICIEKWTFGRPMYDAGASHPATVRYLA; this comes from the coding sequence CCACGATTCGCGCGTGAGTCATTGGCGAACCTGCTGTCCCAGCACCGCGAGGCGTTGACCGCCGAATGGCGGCGGGAGCAGGACAAGTTCCTCTACAGCGCCGGCGCGCCCGCCGGGGCGGATATCGTTGACTTCGGATTTGACGCCTGCCTCGAACTGCTCGCCTCCGGCTGTCTCGCGCGTTCCGGGAACTTCCTGACCCGGTTCCGTGCGCCCGGCGAAACCCCGGCCCATACGGCCGCCCGCCTGCATCATGTGTTCAGCACGATGTGCCATTCCCTGACTCCCGTGGTGGTTGACGCGTGGGGAGACGACCCGGAGCGCCTGCGCCAGGCCATCGCCCTCTTGCTTGGCGCAATGGACATAGGCGTCGCTGAGGTATGTTCTGCGCTGGAACTGGCTGTCTCCAAGCGAGACCGCGACGCGAGCGAGTACCACCTGCACTGCCTGGAGGAACTGGCGCGCCATGTGACGCGGGATTCACTGCGGCTCGTCGCCGCCGGGAGTGTCCCGCCGTCGCAGGGTCAGCGGATCGCTATCTGTCACGCTTCCGACGCCGCCTTCATCCGCCGCGCGGTCGTCACAACCGCCCGGGAAATCGAGATGGCCCAACCGCGGGTGGAGGATCTGAGCCTGGCGGTAGGTGAAGCGGTTTCCAATGTCATCCGGCACGCAGGAGTCGGAACGGCGCACGTATGGCGTACGGATAATACCGTATTCGTGCGGGTGGACGACAACGGCCGCGGAATCGCCGTTGAGAACCTTCCGAACGTGGTGAGCCCCGGATGGTCATCGGAGTATTCGCTGGGAATGGGATTCACACTGATGCTGGAAATGTCCGACACACTTTGGCTGGCCTCGGGGCCGGAAGGCACGTCCATCTGCATCGAGAAATGGACCTTTGGACGCCCGATGTACGACGCCGGCGCCTCCCATCCGGCGACTGTCCGCTACCTCGCGTGA